GcagagtttgtaaatttttaaatcttgtaacttgaaatatttgaagcttggtttgaaaatttatgagtaGAGTTGTAAATTTGTAGGGTTCTGAATTTATCAAATGGGACAGTggaaagttttgaaatattcaaattatggaattccaaatttgtgaattctagaattccgaataccaaaattttgaattccaaattttccgaattccaaaatttcgaaatccaaatttccgaattttagaattccgaattcccaattttccgaattctagaattccgaattccaaattttccgagttccaaaatttcgaattccaaatttccgaattcccaattttccgaattacaaatttccgaattctagaactccgaattcccaattttccgaattccaaaatttcgagttccaaatttccgaattcccaattttccgaattccaaatttccgaattctagaactccgaattcccaattttccgaattccaaaatttcgacttccaaatttccgaattcccaatttttcgaattccaaattttccgagttccaaaatttcgaattccaaatttccgaattctaaattaccgaattctagaactccgaattccaaattcccgagtTCGAAAAatccaagttctaaatttccgaattccagaatttttaatttcaaatttccagatcctaaaatttgccaattccaaattttcgaattccaggTTTCTgaattccaagctttcaaatcttgcatttccaaattccaaattcccaactccaaaatttcaaatttccaaaattttcaacttcccatCCTCTCAATTACTCATCAGTATTCTACAACATCTCGTATTACCACTTCGAACGAAAGTTCCCACCTCTCCACTATAACATGCGTCTACCATACTCTTTTAATATTTCGGTCCATTTACCATAGAATTTCtccaataatttttcaattctacatCGAAAATCCATTATTTTCACCACGCTCCATTTCACCCAGATCTTATAAATTGTTCTCTACGGGTCAACCACGTAACACGTCGAGTATATGCAGAAAGAATTACTTGGATTTGTCTGTTCTTCGACAAGACACATGCAGTGGCGCGTATTTAACGGTTTTGGGCCGATTCCAACTAGAGTCTGCTGCTCATCGAGCGTTCCACTGCGCCCAGAAAGAACTTGATAGAAATTTCGATCACGTACAGCTGATTGGTCGGATGCGTGGTGACTGTCGGGGCCACAGCCGTTGCAGCTCGTATTTTTCCTTGTTTCTTCGATTTTAGTTGGTCCGATTTCGAGGCTCCTTCCGGTGAGGCTATCGCAATATTTCCAGCGCGAAAGTTATCGAAAGAATTTTGCTTATTGCGCGACACTCGTTGAATTTACGGTATCAAATATTTGTGGGatacatttgaaatttaaataggaataaattttgaataaagtgTTCACCTAACCTAATTATAAGTTCTCTTTTAATATGAACTTTATGCAAATGTAACTTATACTTTTAACTTTAACCTCATTTAATTGAACctaacttaattttaatataatgcaacgttaaaataaatacaaagttTCTCTTCATGtaaagatatataaaatatttaattgaacctaacctaattttaatataatacaacgttaaaataaatgcaaagttTCTCTTCATGTAAagatatatgaaatatttaattgaacctaacttaattataatataatgcaacgttaaaataaatgcaaagttTCTCTTCATGTAAagatatatgaaatatttaattgaacctaacctaattttaatataatgcaacgttaaaataaatgcaaagttTCTCTTCATataaagatatataaaatatttaattgaacctaacctaattttaatataatgcaACGTTATTTTTCCTTGTTTCTTCGATTTTAGTTGGTCCGATTTCGAGGCTCCTTCCGGTGAGGCTATCGCAATATTTCCAGCGCGAAAGTTATCGAAAGAATTTTGCTTATTGCGCGACACTCGTTGAATTTACGGTATCAGAAATGACAATGTTTCCTGGTATGCAAACACGATTTCAAATGCAAATTCAATCAAAAAGTTTGATCACCGTGCAGGAAACAATGATGCAACAGTGCTCggattttacttttaaattaacgTGTTCAGTGTTTTCCGCTGGGGCGAAAAGGATTGGGTAGAATGtgttaaaataacaattatttaggTTTGGTTAATTATTTGGGATTGGTGTTGAAATTTAATAGCTGTTtagtcaaatggtcaaatttcttgataaattaattttgtggtatcagttttttaaatttgggaaattgtaaattgttgaaaattgatGTAGTTGAAAATTCAAAGTGTTtatgttgaaattttgagaacttcAAATTCCttcgttcgaaaatttaaagtttcttaatttggaactttgcaaggaGAACTTAAAATTGcttcaacttaaaaatttccaacttccatattgttaaatttaaaaatgatttttctattcgtgaaaaatattgattaaaatGGCTATCTCCACAATTCATCAAGAATGCAAAGGTTAAACTCTCGAAAGTTTGAATTGgtataaataaaatcatatgAGATAATTTACACTTGCAATTACGATAAGATTCTACCTAATCTCTCTGCTTATTGTTTATCATTCTTCTTAAATTGTTGTTAATAAATCTTGTTTTGTATTTCAAAGTTCAAAGAGTGATCGATAAAATAACAGTACAAACtgaataacatttttatcacattagattttaatttcattttgtccAGGGTTGTGTCGCTAAAGCTTGCAGGTCCCGAGGCAAAAGTTCTGGTTGAACGCTATTGAACGTTGCTTTAAATTAATCAAACGTTATCGAACTTCAACCGAAATCTAACTCGAAGCTAACTTAAGAGTAAACCACATCTAAGACCAACTTATTGTAAAGCAAACGCAACTGGTACAATACGTTGTGTTCATTCAACATCGAAGTCtggtattatttttataaattgaagtcaggaaattgaacatttattgttagtcaAATTTATAACGTTTTgggttgcaaattttattttaagggAAATATTATAGGCattaagtatatttttaaatatggagTCTGTGATACTGAACTGCATCTCTCGATGATccgcaaatttttatttcgtttaaatCGTTTGATCAGCATGATGCGTGTACCAGAATAAAACTAAACTGAATCACCGAGGAAAACCTGAGACCCAAATGTTTAGTGAATCATCTGTATTTTGATCGGTGAAAATTGTACCCAAAACAGCGCTGATATtatcacaaaataatttctagTTTCTTCTAACTTCCTTGTGTTATTTATCTAAATTTCGTGTCACCGATTTATCAAACTACTTTGGTAGCTGGTCCCTGCATTaaagtccgccattttgtatattacatttatgtgtccacaattgaaatttaaagattttatataaagagtagatatttttcttaaaatcaaTCTTGCAGTTAACCAGTTGagtgcgttcgacgtgtatacacgtcagACCAAATCTCTACTGCGGTGCGTTTGACGTGTATACTCgtcgtgtaaaataaaaaattaccattcactataaaaactcgaaatctcaataaaatgtaataagaatattatttggTGGTATGTTCCCTTTACATTACCAATACGACCGCTACGTATTAGGTCTACCGGAAAGTTCTGTCCGTTTTAGAATGGTTAGGTTAATTCTAAAAACGGACAGAACTTTCCGGTAGACCTAATATTTCATATGGATTGGGGCTCGCGTATCAAAACTAATTACGTAACTAACCCGCGACTTGGACGGCCAGCGTTGATTTGCGGAGAAACCGCGTCAGCAGTTAGCAGGGCCAATAATGGCACGTTGCTCTGTGAGGTAAAGTCTTATACATTTTTACACAAGACTTGTTTATGTATAGTATTATTTCTtgacaattttcaagcttttaataagaataacgtattcagaaacgaattgttagtttttttgacgaataaaaatgtaattcttCCTGGTTTttcgtaaaatgtataatagtaccatttgccctgcgttcgacgtgtatacacgtcgttcCTTGTTTTTAATTCCGCACCCTGTGGTGACCTTTTGAAACTAAATTCCACCGTCAACTGGTTAATACGAAATattcttgtaatatttttacgtttctGTATCGTTGACGGCTTTCTATTTCCGAAGTCGGTTATTTGATACGCAACTGATCCATGCATTTTCATCTGCACAATTATATCGAATACAAATTAGGTCAGACGTATCCGATGTGACGCAAAAACCATAACGAAAAGGGTAGTAAATAACGTGCTCCTTTATAGAGAAAAGCTATTTGTTCGATATTTGAAGAAAGCACTGTCAATACCTTCAAACGTTATCCGGTACGAAGTTTCGACATTCGTGCTGACGTATCTTTCTTTCATTCAAGAAAAGGCATGTGTGATTGAAAAACAGACATTCGTTTTACGAAATCCTCGGTTTCGGTCTAGATACTTTTTGTCACTTTATTTTACCCACGTATCggtaaataaaatgtaaaagtgCTTATTATTATAGTTACTTATagttaaatgtaaattaaattaatattctattaatatatcatgtaaattaatattacatacaTCAAATTACTAATGCAtagattaaattattatttcgaacattgttaaaatgtttatcgaaattttatttttatttttaactctcAAACGGTGGCCGATCAATCGTGACCCAAGCTCGCAAATAAATTTACcttcaatatttattgaaaagtCGTGTTAACTGTTATTTTAATAGGAACTTTTTCTTGTTTCAGTTCTAATGCTGATAGAGACTGGATGGTTATGCGCGGGTGTAACATGGTTAACACATTACTACCAAACATGTCCTGTTGACAGAATGAACGATGTAACTTTAGGTAAGCAATTTAAAAAAgtttcagtttttaaatttgttaaattgtctcaCGAGCTTCtgcgttttattaaattttatgggGACAGCTCTATTCTTCGCTCTGCGTTCATTTAAGCACAGAATATTCGTTTATacactaaatttatttatttatattgctTTTTCACTTCTTAATTTAtcgtaaataaattgtattcaaTTCGCAAGTTTAGCGATATCGAATTGGTCATGAATATAGTTCAATAGCACTGTTATTCAAAAACTCataaaaatgtttcatattCCGCAACAAGGACGATTCGATTTTAAATCTGATTCACAGGTTTAGTAATATTGTATTGGTCATAAATATAACTTACAGTTCGATCCGCAGTGCGgttattcaaaaattcatagATATGTTTCATATTCAATAAAAGTGGTTCAATTTTAAGCGTATTTGATTCGCAAGTTTAATATCGAAGTTAGtcataaatataattcatatagttCAATCTGCAcagaataattatttgaaaactcATCgaaacttttcatattttctccACAAAAATGGTTGAATTTTAAGTGTATattatttgcaagtttaataatATCGAATTGATCACAAATATAACTTAGAGTTCAACCTGCAATATGGTTACTAAAAAATTCATAGAGATACAATAAAAGTgagtgaattttaaatttgattcgcaagtttaataatatcaaatcagtcataaatataatttatacagtTTGATTTCCACAGAATAGTTGTTTGAAAACTCATCgaaacttttcatattttctccACAAAAATGGTTGAATTTTAAGTGTACTCGATTCGCAGGTTTAGTGGTATCGAATTGGTGTGTGCTGGCGTCCGTGATAGTAACAGTGTGGTGCACATACGATGCCGCAGGTAGATCGTGGGTAAAAATGAAGAAGTATCAACGCAGTATGAGAGAAGCGGAATCAAGATGTGGTAAATTGCATTACAACCGAAGCGGCAGCAGAAACAGAAATTGGCGACAAAGGTAACTGCTTTTGATTCTCGCTTTGATTTCAGCGTCCGACTTATTATCGTCCATTTCTACTGTGAACCTTTCTACTCTGGGTAAAGTAGTATACTCTCAGATTGTTTCGTCCCGCAATTTTATCGTGTAGCAAGATTTCCATTAACTGCATCGTTTCAGACAGAAACATGTTATGAAACAATTCAATCTGAAATACTTTTACAGTACAAAATGTGTCCTTTAGCATTATCTACTattttttactataaatttctttttaaactaTATTCATTATTCAAATGTTTGCAATTCCATGTTTCTAGAAAAGTAATACGTGCATATCAAGATAGTTGGGACAACAGATGCAGACTTTTATTCTGTTGCATGGGAAATTCTGACCGAAGTCGAGTAAGTGTCacatcaaattaaataaatctatCAAACGAATGTGTGCAGTGCAAAAGAATTGTATCAATTGCTTATTATACCCCAAATTAATTCTGCAATGGAAGAATTAAACTTGGCAAGGACCCATTGAGAACAATCAAAAAGAATCAACACAGCTGCTCTAAGTTTCCTTTCAATTATAAGTTTTCATCGAAAATATCATTCTAAAGCTTAAGAGCTTCAGCACTTCTAAACTTCGGACGAAGAAAATAGAGACGTATTCTTTTACTAGAAATGAAGCTTATCGAAGTAGTGTCAGTTCTTTCTGTACCGAGTCGTTTTAGAACTACACGTTTCTgacaaatttcattttgttgTAGACAGAAagataatttgaacatttttgaatttttatattctcgaaTTCCTGGATCCACttttcctaaaccccaaatttcaaattcaattggCCCATACAGTTGCCCCAGTTACAATCGTTGTCCCATCCAAAGTACATTCTATATCCCAGAACATAACAATTCAGCACAGTGCTCAAAGACTTCCCAAATAACCCTTCACAAAGAAAGACAATTTCATAACTTTCCCAGATTGTAGTACTTCCACGTAGAACTTCTCTTCTCATCCGAGGCAGCCATCTGCAATATAATCGATTGTTTTTCCAGAATTCTTTCGCGGACATTGCCAGGCTGTTGAGCGATTTCTTCCGCGACCTTGACGTGGTTCCATCAGACGTGGTCGCCGGTCTGGTGTTGTTGAGGAAGTTCCAGAAAATCGAGAGGGAACTGATAGTGAAGCAAAGGAAGAACGATACTTATGAGTTTCTGTCAGGCGTGCCAGTAACTCCTCGCACGAAATTCTTGTCCTTGACCGAGGACGGTGATCTGGGTCACTTTCAGTCGGCCATTCATTATATGCATTTCGCCCTCGCTGCTTATGGTTGGCCCATGTTCCTCGTTAATCATTCCACCGGCCTTTGTCAGTTGTGTGCAAGGTAACGTCGTCGGGAGTGTCCCGCTTATGTTGTCGCGGTATATTGCGCTACCGATTAATTGATTCTCACCGATGTATCGTTCTGTGCACCACCGAACCGTTTAATCGAACAGCTTTTAATTAAACCGGTTATTATTTTCACCGTTATTGCTGTTACCGGGTATTACTTGCTCGTTTTCTCGACGATCGGTGATAATCGATTGATTTGTCGTATTTTAACCTTTTACGCTCCTATCGAGTAGCTTCACTTCGTATTCgtcttaaaaattctttaaaaaatttttcttaaaatttctggatcttataaataagttagataaatagattggttgaatatatatatattttcatttatttattacttataataaatgaatttgtaTACTTATGTGACACTAATTTTGTCACATTTTATTGAGAATTTATCTTGATATATTTTGTGAATaaggatattttttttttcatattacCAACATGAAATATGGAAAGATTGTGTGTTGAAATACGAGGCGTTAGCGAATACGTTGTTGATTTGTAATTCGAAACACCGAGAAATAACCGTGTTGAAATCCTGTCGTAGATTACGATGCGGTTGTTTCCCTTGCGGCGGTCACCAAGATGAGGCGACCATTGTGGAGGACAATTGTTGCAAGTGCAATTACGCGGCGTTGAGGAAGATGGTCGAGGTCGCGGAGGTGGAAGTCATTTATGCGACTTTTCACGTCGACGTCGGTGAGACGCCGTTCTTCGTCGCGCTCGATTACACGAAGAAAAAGGTTTCGCGCGTTCCTCATTGATTCGCATGCACCGATCGTGTTTAGAAAAATATACAGACCAGAAATTAGAGTAGACTCGCGAAACAGCACCAACATTCGtcgaaacaaattttaaaagatttaatGAAGTCAATGGATATGTCAGCTTATAACTTTATTGAACTTTTTAACAAGTAACACATTGTagacaattaattttaaatatgacaACCACAGTGGTCCATGTGTTAAGTATAACGATTAAATCTGCAGTGTGTTAATTGTATAATGtgctttaacaaattttgtgaaaaaaattgttcaaaatagtGCTCTAGAGCAAACGATCGTGAAGTTTAATTTCGAGCAATGTACATTGCTCCTTGTTTAATATTCGAGGAAGTCTTTCGAGAGACCggtatttgtttaaatatttgcacTTTCCGATTTATTGAGAGCTTCAAATGAAAATCAATAGAAAGTTTAATTTCCACGTTGTACACACGAACTGAACGAGTTTTGATCTTTCAGTTCGTTACAACGAACTTttcagttttataaaaaaattcgcgttataattgaatttaatatcaCGAGAATGttcatagaaataaaaataagatttaTGTGAAAAGTTTAGTTCTTTgagatttaaagaaattaaagtaTGGTAGAAGTTCAAACGATTTTCATTATCGGTTGAATTATTTCGCGAGATTTAATCTTGAATTGCATTTAACGATTGCTTAATTCCCAATTAGAGGTTATGAAAGTTATGTAATTAGCAATTTTGTGGTTGTTCTCTTGGAAGGTTGTCGTTAGTATACGAGGAACCCTCAGCATGAAGGACGTATTAACGGACTTGAACGCAGAGGGTGAAGTGTTACCATTGTCACCGCCCAGAGATGATTGGCTTGGTCACAAAGGGATGGTTCAAGCAGCTGAGTATATACGAAAAAAGCTGCTAGAAGAAGGGATTATATCTCGCGCTCTTGCCAAGGTATTGTTTCGCTTTATCGTTACCTCAAATGCAAATTCCACTTGACTAAGCGTATATCAACTTGTTCAAACGAATAATTTCGTTTATCGTTGCACTCGTTGCATATTTTATGTGACGAACCGTGTTACGTCGGTAAAATATATCACCAGATACAAGTGAAATGATATTTTttgctaaaaatttttaaaaaaattccatTCAAATCTATTCAAGAATTTGTCGATTCTCTTCAaagacatatttgaaaattccttcTTAGagatttatttaagaaatatttttcttggaaatctatttaagaaatatttccTTCCTCAGAGATGTGTTCGAACAATATTATTCCTCTTGgagatatttttgaaaaatattatttctcttGGAGACCTATTTCGGAGATGTTATCTTTCTTAACAAtctgtttaaaaaatatcacCTTTGTTAAAAATCTGTTTGGCCCGTTGCCAAATTATTTTTGATAGGAACGATTTTCTCTGGATAACAtctgaattaaatatttgaagaaatgttATATGAGAAAATTGCACCGCAAAGGTTTaagaaatacttgaaaatttgtcaactttaaaatatgaaatattttgcagGACCCATCGAGAGGGACACATCAGTTCGGTTTGGCACTCGTTGGTCATTCCTTGGGAGCTGGCACAGCGGCCATCCTAGCAATTTTGCTTAAACAAGACTATCCCGACTTGGTGTGCTTTTCATTCGCCCCACCGGGTGGTCTGTTGAGTATGCCGGCTCAGCAATACTCGCAAGAATTTATTACATCCGTCGTAGTTGGAAAAGATGTTGTACCTAGGATAGGTCTTAGACAGATGGAAAGTTTAAGAGCCGACCTCATCAATGCTATAAAAAGGAGCGTCGATCCGAAAGTACGTTCTCTCACTTGGGTGCAAAGATGACTTCCTCTGGATAAAGAAATTCCactctaaaaattatttagaattattcaagtttaaaaattgagcagtttggaaatttggaaatgtactgATTTGAGAATATGCGGAGTTGGGCCAATGAGGATTTTGATAAGTAGAAATCCAGGGTCATGAATTTgacgttttcaaatttacaaactgacAACTCAACAGTTTATATATAAAACATTGGAAGTCCATACACCAGTTATTATCCAAAGGAAGGTAACGTTGCACCCGTGTGTACGATCAAACGTTATAACAGTTGATCAGAAACTCACCGTCAATCGTGATATTCGTTTCAGTGGAAAACGATAGCATGCTCGGTGATGTGTTGCGGTTGCGGTTCTACCCCCACATCGGCTGCAAATTTAGAGGCCGGTGGTTGTATCAGCGAATATCAGAGAGACAAGGACTTAGCACGATCACAGACTGTTGTTCCGAGTGACTCTAGTATCGCGTTGACTTTGCACAGGCCTCTATATCCACCTGGTCGGATCATACACGTTGTTCGCCATCATCCTAACAAGGGAGAGTAAGTCGAACGTTTGTACATTTCAATGCGTTCGCTGCGgtcatttttctttttgaacCCCTACGAATTTTTACCCTTTCTTTGCTCTTGGTGTCTGTAACGTATTTAATCTTCCTACGTTTAAATGtaccaaaaaatatttgtaacatatttGGATTATACTGAATCTTGCTTTTTCTATGAAACATACACTTTTTAGTCATATCACTTTTACGATATGTACCGCAGCGAATGTGTACAGACACGTTGAATAATCACGTTGAACCAGTGCCTGGTTCCATAGatgtaattcaattaaattttcgatTAAAGTGTGTCCGCACCGAGCACCTAACTTTTCATCGTGATATTCAACGCGTTAAACTCTGTTGGTGTTGTTCGAATAAGCTACAGAGACGAAATAAAAGCGATCACGAGCAAATTTTAACCGAGGATGTTTTTACGTTTCTAGGCAAAAGTATGAACGACGCTGGAGGTACGTTTAtcgaaaaatttgcattttcagGGCTGCTCTGGGTAATTGCATCTTGAGGATTTGCCCGCATGCAACCTTGGATCTCTGTCCCACACTTTTCTTCTTTTCACGCGTCCGCCACACTGTCTGTTTCGTTTCAGAAACACTactgtttaaatatttctattatatatgtatatgcatggtTAAGTCTTAGGAAGTAGAGCAACTGTACTTACGTATTCGTGTACCGACAATGAGTAATTTTGACCGAGCGATCGATTGCCTTTAATTTAACGTTTCAGAAGTTTTCATTTCATTTGTTTTAAGTCAAATGTATGACAAAGTTCTTAGATAACACGCGATagatatgtacatttttattgttttggATTTAGAAAACATTTAGGATAACTGTAAGAATTCTTGATACAGAATTATTTGAGACAATGATGTAGTGAACTTTCAATAATTATGTATCATGAATGtttgtgaaatatgaatttataagtATTTACCGGGCTGTATCTTCAAATTgctagatcaccaaatccctagattttcaaatccttacattctcaTATTCCTACACCTTGAAAttactacatccccaaattctcatcccAAAACTCCTGAATCTCAAGAATCCCTAAAGATCAACGAGTGAAAGACCTCCTCCTATAATTTCCCTAGGGAACCTAGATTTGATTATACTATAAGAAGCCAACATCCGATTATTTCAGTAAATGCATCATATCGCATGTTATCCATGTAGCGACATACTAGCAGAAAAGTGAAAGCGACTATTCAGCAACCGATTCGTCGATCCGTAGAATCGTCGAAGCTGATCATTGTTTTGTTCCATTGCAGACAAATGTTGCACAAACAAGAGCCGGTGTATCAAGCACTATGGGCAGGACCGTGCGACTTCGACGAGGTGTTGATAAGCCCGGTGATGATACAGGACCATATGCCGGACAATATGCTGAAAGCGTTAAACAAGGTAAGGCTGGCTGATTCGATAAAGAGGTTGCACACGCCGGTTAGCCGAATGTCCTCGATAAAGCCCGGTAATTACGAGATTTTGGAGGAAATGACCGACGATCCGGATATTCCGAAGGAAGTGGACAAGCCTCAGAATGTAGTAGCCAGTGTAGAGAGTAATGGACACGTGAAAAGTTGCGAGACGACTAGTACGCAAACACAAACTACACCCAGTGACACAACAACATGCAACGGGACGATTGTCGTCAATGTTGAGATACACGAGCCGAAGGACACGTAATTCGGTTACCGTCGATTCGCTTGATTACTTCTCGGTATCAGAGGGTTAAAGTTTGAAGACGATGTCTCGAGAAAATTAGCTTATAATTTTGTGTTGTATGACTTAATGGGGACAGGTAACCGTGGAAAAATTgataagtatttttatttgtaagagAATTAAGTGGGGGTTACATctgagatataaaaatatttttgtgatttatttAAGGAAAATAATTTATGGGTAGTAAGTTAAAAAATAGTGTAACCcctgaataagaaataatagTAAGTAATTACTATAATGctcaaaaaatatttgaatgaaattACGTGTCCCAGTAAAAGGATGAAACCGGTGACGTCCGAAAACATGTATTCTACATGACGGGATTATTTCGTTAAATATCGGCTCATTTTAACGAATCTTTTCGACTGATAAAAAgatttacaattaatttattgtacaatatttCTGTACATTGTTATATATAGACAGGTAAAAACCATGGCTGATGTGGTTGTAGTGGTAGTCCttcttttttaaacattttgttgtatgaatttaatttttggtgctGTTTTGTTGGTAAGTTAAAGATGCGAATAATATTATCTAGTGACATCAACTTTTtatgttcctaaatttataGCGGTGAAGTTCCTTAATTTGTTTAAAGGTTCTTGAAATTGTTAGAAGTCGAGCAGACGCTGAATGGTACTATTCGTATTTTAAATTACCCGCGAAACAGTGGCGCAAAAAATTGAATTCTTAGAGCGGAATATTTTACAGAATTATGTAATTATATCTGTGTTTATTATTTGTTCTGGTCTCACagaaatattgatatttaatgctaatttttattctaattcaGAACCTAACATAGCTTGTAAatgtttacatatttaatttctaCCAAACAAATACGAAATGTTAAACGTGTTCTATCTGTCATGAACTTGTTTGCTATTTATTTTTGtgctgtattttattatttttgactAAATTTCTCCTAAAATTACTGTAA
Above is a window of Megachile rotundata isolate GNS110a chromosome 1, iyMegRotu1, whole genome shotgun sequence DNA encoding:
- the inaE gene encoding inactivation no afterpotential E isoform X5, whose product is MVVEFSICLLATRGSILDTAARAPMQYILYVRLFLMLIETGWLCAGVTWLTHYYQTCPVDRMNDVTLGLVVSNWCVLASVIVTVWCTYDAAGRSWVKMKKYQRSMREAESRCGKLHYNRSGSRNRNWRQRKVIRAYQDSWDNRCRLLFCCMGNSDRSRNSFADIARLLSDFFRDLDVVPSDVVAGLVLLRKFQKIERELIVKQRKNDTYEFLSGVPVTPRTKFLSLTEDGDLGHFQSAIHYMHFALAAYGWPMFLVNHSTGLCQLCARLRCGCFPCGGHQDEATIVEDNCCKCNYAALRKMVEVAEVEVIYATFHVDVGETPFFVALDYTKKKVVVSIRGTLSMKDVLTDLNAEGEVLPLSPPRDDWLGHKGMVQAAEYIRKKLLEEGIISRALAKDPSRGTHQFGLALVGHSLGAGTAAILAILLKQDYPDLVCFSFAPPGGLLSMPAQQYSQEFITSVVVGKDVVPRIGLRQMESLRADLINAIKRSVDPKWKTIACSVMCCGCGSTPTSAANLEAGGCISEYQRDKDLARSQTVVPSDSSIALTLHRPLYPPGRIIHVVRHHPNKGEQKYERRWRQMLHKQEPVYQALWAGPCDFDEVLISPVMIQDHMPDNMLKALNKVVTTLGPAKPQRLASGHASSTEASEAREVVEIQEMEIEQEMRALLSSSSPVKSHPNNLAGTPPHRLCLETSFTSLQSPSEFPQVGRELSVDSRGIPWEYVSLASELLNTPRADESKSSNRRSDWDDASRMAPLATPETLSEASSSPPSPVPPPRPMRRTPKISGNLSTAADDLKNNLHFAMLSAKNYFLREGTNGSNTSSGNSEASYESAKSLTAGLPPPVPRRRDSVIIRREQRVCTAACCRDDLSENSSSHASSHSSRASHASNQVQSGFVEEENETNGSSLDFYEAKGSSGQRDSSNDVFLSVRSSPECKGLMAPATDLGAEWKKKFDATGMSGDASLPLLRGLSPTPTHGQHSSPFFNAKRKKYVYPITLVGRGESSV
- the inaE gene encoding inactivation no afterpotential E isoform X1, with protein sequence MPGLIAFGRRWRVGSDDLLFPGVTFACFHAFEVTVLGVLLGILEWDRSVTCILLLWEYIVGYLAIFVISMVVEFSICLLATRGSILDTAARAPMQYILYVRLFLMLIETGWLCAGVTWLTHYYQTCPVDRMNDVTLGLVVSNWCVLASVIVTVWCTYDAAGRSWVKMKKYQRSMREAESRCGKLHYNRSGSRNRNWRQRKVIRAYQDSWDNRCRLLFCCMGNSDRSRNSFADIARLLSDFFRDLDVVPSDVVAGLVLLRKFQKIERELIVKQRKNDTYEFLSGVPVTPRTKFLSLTEDGDLGHFQSAIHYMHFALAAYGWPMFLVNHSTGLCQLCARLRCGCFPCGGHQDEATIVEDNCCKCNYAALRKMVEVAEVEVIYATFHVDVGETPFFVALDYTKKKVVVSIRGTLSMKDVLTDLNAEGEVLPLSPPRDDWLGHKGMVQAAEYIRKKLLEEGIISRALAKDPSRGTHQFGLALVGHSLGAGTAAILAILLKQDYPDLVCFSFAPPGGLLSMPAQQYSQEFITSVVVGKDVVPRIGLRQMESLRADLINAIKRSVDPKWKTIACSVMCCGCGSTPTSAANLEAGGCISEYQRDKDLARSQTVVPSDSSIALTLHRPLYPPGRIIHVVRHHPNKGEQKYERRWRQMLHKQEPVYQALWAGPCDFDEVLISPVMIQDHMPDNMLKALNKVVTTLGPAKPQRLASGHASSTEASEAREVVEIQEMEIEQEMRALLSSSSPVKSHPNNLAGTPPHRLCLETSFTSLQSPSEFPQVGRELSVDSRGIPWEYVSLASELLNTPRADESKSSNRRSDWDDASRMAPLATPETLSEASSSPPSPVPPPRPMRRTPKISGNLSTAADDLKNNLHFAMLSAKNYFLREGTNGSNTSSGNSEASYESAKSLTAGLPPPVPRRRDSVIIRREQRVCTAACCRDDLSENSSSHASSHSSRASHASNQVQSGFVEEENETNGSSLDFYEAKGSSGQRDSSNDVFLSVRSSPECKGLMAPATDLGAEWKKKFDATGMSGDASLPLLRGLSPTPTHGQHSSPFFNAKRKKYVYPITLVGRGESSV